In Triticum urartu cultivar G1812 chromosome 6, Tu2.1, whole genome shotgun sequence, the following proteins share a genomic window:
- the LOC125516208 gene encoding deoxyuridine 5'-triphosphate nucleotidohydrolase-like, whose amino-acid sequence MDFKLDESYTPSKISIRAGDGFHNLKEIKTVDLLKPVGWVHISLSGTDPRVIDEDYYGPVGVVLFNYSEADFTVKPRDRVIEIIVQVIATQEVPGVEDLDATVRRSLRWRTTPPSGVPQGGGPRRFVHTSREVVWLGWW is encoded by the exons ATGGATTTTAAGCTGGACGAGAGCTACACGCCCAGCAAGATCTCCATCCGGGCCGGCGACGGCTTCCACAATCTCAAG GAAATTAAAACGGTGGACCTTTTGAAGCCAGTAGGATGGGTTCATATATCATTATCTGGCACTGATCCCCG GGTGATCGACGAGGACTACTATGGCCCGGTGGGAGTCGTGCTCTTCAACTACTCGGAGGCAGACTTCACCGTGAAGCCCCGCGACCGTGTCATAGAGATTATCGTCCAGGTGATTGCGACGCAGGAGGTCCCCGGGGTGGAGGACCTCGATGCCACCGTCCGGAGGTCACTGAGGTGGAGGACGACGCCACCGTCCGGAGTTCCTCAAGGTGGAGGACCTCGACGCTTTGTACATACATCTAGAGAAGTGGTTTGGTTAGGTTGGTGGTGA